CTCGACGATGGGGGGGGTAGAGCAGGCGCACGTGTTCAGCGTGGGGCTCGTCTGAGGTGCCCCGTTCACCCGGACGATGAAGACGGCGTTGAAGGGTACGGGGGGGGTCGTGGCCGGGGTGGTGGTGGGCGTGGTGATCGGGGTCGTGACGGGCACGGTGGCGGGAATACCCTGAGTGGTAGGAGTCGGGTTGTTGTTCCCGCTCGACGCGAGCGCCACCCCGCCCCCCACCACCGCCGCTCCCCCCACCACCGCCGCCACCGTCGCCGTCCCCACTCCCGCCGCCGCAAACCCGGCCGGCATGGCGGGGAAGACGGCGGCGGGGGCGCCCGCCGCGAAGGGCGCGACGGGCAGGTCTTTCCGGCACTCGCCCTCGCTCTTCACGACCAAGGCCTCGTTGTCCACGGTGCGGTTCTCCGCGAACTTCTGGTCGAACGCGTTCACGTAGTAGAGGACCTTCTTCCCGATCAGCTGCTTCTTGGGCTTGGGAAGAACCCCTGCGTGGCAGGGGGCCTCCGACTTCATCTCCACGTAGTACCAGTTCGGCGGCCCGTCCGCCTGCCGGAAATAGACGCGGGCCCGTGCCAGCTGGCTGGCGGGCGAAAAGCACGCGTTCAACTTGGGATACTTCTCGGCCACGATGCATCCCACCGGTTTGTGGTCGATGTTCAGCCCTTGGGCGAGAAGAGGGACGGGAAGCACCACCCACAGCAATGCGACTCCGCGACGCACGGCCCGCTCAAACATGAATAGCCTCCCGAGGCTTTGCGTGCCGGACACAGGAAGCAGGTGGCCGGACCGGTAGGAGGGATTTCCCGGCGATATTAGCACGAAGGTCAAGCCTCGGTGGCGTGCCCGGCGGGGAAAGGGCGTCGTTTTCTGTTCTCTCCTTGTCCACTGCGAAGAGAATTTTGGGGCCGGAACCCTATCCGCGGCTCGGGAGGGCGGAGGGTGCGGGCGTGGGGGCGCGGAGCGGCTCCGGGAGAGCAACCCCCGCGTGAGCTAGCGCTCTTTCGCGCTCTCCTCTGCCTCCAGGCGGCGGGCCCAGGGGGTGTCGGAAAACTCCTCCCGCAAACGCTTTCGATCGGCGTCCGCGCCTTCGGCGTCACCGGCCGCCTCCCGCGCCGCCGCTCCTCCGAACAGGGCCTGGGCCACGTAGGGGCTGGTGGGGGCCTCGAGCACCAGAGCGGAGAAGGCCTCCGCCGCTTCCCGCGGGTGACCGACTCGGGCCAGGCTCTCCCCGCGCAAGCAGAGCATCTCCGCGCGCAGAGGCGACCCCCCGGGCGCGAAACTGGCGCCGTGCCGGGCGTACTCCGCAGCCTCTTCGAAATGCTCGGCGGCGTACGCTCTCGACGCGCGTTCGTAGAGGGTCGTCGGATCCCCCGCCGGATGACGGGGCCCGCTCGCAAACCGGCTGGCCACCAGGAGGAGCAAGAGGCCGCCGGGGACGAGACCGCCCCAGCGGCGGCCGGGCGAGGGCAGGGCGCACGCCTCCACCGGGTTTGGCCCCGGAGTGGGGCTTGACTCGGAGACCCGCCGCCGGCGCCGCAAGGCCGCGGCCACGACTCCGAGGGCGATCCCGGAGAGTCCGAGGCCCAGCCAGTCGGCGGCGTTGCGCGAGGGGTAAATGAGCCGCACCGTGCTCTGCCGGGGTATCACCATCATGAGAGCGGGCGAGATCAGGTAAGGGCCGTCCGCTCCCTCCGCCCGCCAGCGCGGGTGGTAGGAGATCTTCACCAGCAGGGGGTGGCCCGGATGGTCGGTGGTGATGGTGAGGCCTTCCGCCTCCACCCTCTCCTCCACCTTCACGTCCCCGGGGAGGGGCAGGAGGGGCGGGGCCAGCCACTCATCCTTCTCCACGACCCCGATGCGGGGGTCATCGGTGAAGACGAGGGGGGCAGGGCTGAGCGGCTTGCGCGTGAACCAGCGGTAGGCCTTGTCCCGCCAATGGGCGGGTGGGGAACGCACGGGCGCGAAGGGGAGCGGCTCCACGTAGGAGGAGCCGGAGGAGGCCAGATGGAAGATCCGGTAGGGGGGGATGCTGGCCACGCTCATCACGTCGGCCCGGGCGTCCAGGGCGGAGATGAGCTGGGGCGAGAGGGCCACGACCTCGTTGACGTTGAAGAGCCGCAGGCGGGGAAAGGCGTTCTCGGGATCAAAGTGCGAGTACTCACGGCTTCGGAAGGGGTTGGGAGAGCTCGCGAAGAGCTCGGAGGCCAGGTAATAGACGGCGTGGGTCTGGAGGCTGGCCTGGTTGTAGACCCCCTCGAGGGTGGAGCGGCCGGTGAAGAAGGGCAGGGTCTCGTACATCCGGATGGATCCCGCTTTTTCGTGGGTGGCGCTGTATTCGACGGCCACCCGCGGATCGGCGACCGTGCCCTGGAGGCGGTCGGAGAGCTCGCGGAAGGCGGGCCACAGCTCCTTGGCCTCGAGGCCGGTGTAGTTCCAGTCGATCCAGGAGCGCAGTACCTTCGATTGCCCGTCTACGTGGCAGACGGCGACGAGCACCAGGCCCAGGGCGGCCAGGTCCGGGGCGGACAGGAGGCGGAGGCCGAGGCCGAGGCTGACGCCCCCCGCCAGGCAAAGCGCGAGGTGGGTGAAGGGGACGAAGCGGACGTCGATGATGCCGAGGGCCGGCCCCGCCGCGGCCAAGGCCGCCCCCACCGCCGCCGCGTGGATGAGGAACAGCAGCCGGTGGTCGGGCCCCCCGGTACGACGGGCCCAGAGGAGCGTAGACAGGAGGCCGGCTGAGGCGACCACGAAGAGGGGCCAGAGCAGAAACGGGAAGAGCCCATGGGTGGTGACCGTGATCCAGGGGTCATCGTAGGGCGTGGTCCAGCGCCAATAGAAAAGGAGGGGCACGAGGGTGACGCCGGCAAGGGCGAAGGCCAGCCCGGCCAGGGCCAGGAGCCAGCGCAGCGTCCGCGCCGGGCGGCGGGCCGCGTAAAGGAAATAGGAAGCGGAGAGGCCGGCCCAGAGCACGGCGTACCCGTGGGCGAGGGCGGTGAGGGCAAGGAGGAGGGCCGGGACCCAGGGTCCACGGCCATCGGCAAAGCACCGATACGTGCATCCCAGGAAGAGGACGGCGAGACCGATGCCATACGTATAAGCGAACTCTCCGGTCAGGGTGCTGGCCAGGCTGCCCCCCCAGATCGCGTTCTCCTCCAGGAAGAGGAACACGAGGGCCCCCGCCGCTCCCAGAAGGGGGGCGGGAAAACCGAAACCCAGGAGCCGGAGCGCGGCGTAGGTCAGCAGAGGCAAGAGGAACACCCCGAGCACGGTGCCGAGCTTGAAGGCCACGGGCATGCCCGTCAGGGGGGCCAGGCCCGAGATGATGAGGAAGGGAAGGGGAAAGTAGTAGAGAAGGAGCGGCTGCCCAAGATAGGCCCCGGGATACCAGCCGTGGAGGCGCAGGCTCGGCAGGAGGCGCTCGTGGAACCAGACCGCGGTGGGATAGTGGCAGGGCGTATCACCCCCCGCGGCGATGGTGGGCAGGAAGAGCAGCGAGGGTCGGAGGTAGTCCAGGAGCACCAGGAGCAGAACGAGGAGGCCGAGGGCGTCCGCGGTCCGCTCCCGCCAGCGGGGCAATGACATTCGCGGGAGAGTCTAACCCATGCCCGCGCCCCGCCCCGCGGATCGGGCGGGGGCGGCGTCTTTACGCGAGCCGCGACGTCGGCTAGGATCGAAGCCCGGATCTCAACAGCCCCATAGGAGCCATGAAGCAGGCGGCCCGCATCCTGATCGTCGACGACGACCCGGAGATCGGCGGGATGCTCACGCGCTCTTTGTCCCGTCACGGGTTCCAGATCGACGCCGTGGGCTCGGCAGAAGAAGCCCTCGCGCGCACGGAGACCACCGTTTACGACGCGGCCTTGGTGGATCTGGTCATGCCCGGCCGCGACGGGGCCGACCTGGCAGCAGCCCTGCGCCGGAAGATCCCCGGCATGCCGATCGGTCTCCTGACCGGCTACACCAATTCTCCCCTGATCCCCACCGCCGAGCGCTCCGGCGTGGCCGTCTTCACCAAGCCCGTCATCATCAAGGACCTGGTGGACTTTCTCCGGTCTGAGATCACCTAGGGGTCTCGGCCCGCCGATCGCTCCCCCGGCGATGGGCGGCCTCTTGCTTGCGCAGCAGACGCTCCCGCCGGCGCCAGAAGGCCCTGGCCAGGCGCCGCGATCGCGGGTCCTCCCGCCGTTCCAGGAGGTCGAGGGCGCGGTCCACCACCGAAAGGGCCGCCTCGGGGTCACGCCGGCGGTGCTCATGTTGCATGGCCAGCTCGTGCATGGCCAGGGGCTCCCCCGCTTCCGCGGCCGCCGCCCAGAGGCCGGCCGCCTCCTCGAGATCGCCGGCCCGCTTGGCCCGCGCGGCCAGCCCGAGCAGGGCGGCGGTGCGCAGGGGGCCCGTCCCCTGCGCGGCCGCGCGCCGGTACTCGCTCTCCGAGCGCTCGTAGAGCCGCGCGCGCTCGAGCACTCGGGCCAGGCTGTAGACATCGCGCGGGTCCTCGGCCAGGTCCCCCTCCACCCATTGGCAGGCCAGGATGGAGAGCGCGGCCAGGGAAACGATGTCCTGGCGGTTGTGGGCAAAGACGCGGGCCAAAGCGCGGGCGTCCCGGCGGCGCACGTAATCGAAATAAACCTGGGGAATCTCCTCCCCGGGGATGTCGTCCTCCCGGTACAGGCCCAGGAGCTCCCTCTCCAGGGACTGTAAGCGGCACGACTCTAGGCGAGCCTTCCACAGCCGGCGGGCGGGGTGCAGAAGGTCCAGGTGGGGCATCTCGGCCAGGGGGAATCGCCCCCGGTTCAGGCGATAGCGGGCGTCGAGGAGGGGGAGGTCGAACATCTTTCCGTTGAAGGTGACCAGGTGGGAGAAGCGGCGGAGGTCACTGGCCAGCGCATGCAGGAGGGAGGCTTCCTCGTGGTAGTCGCGCATGAAGTACTGGCGGACGACGAAACGGTCCCCCTCCACGTAGCCGATTCCGACCAGGAAGGCGGCCGTGCCCGCTCCCCCCGCCAGGCCCGTGGTCTCGGTGTCCAGGAACACGGCGGAGGGGAGATCGAAGGAGGTGAGCTCCGGCTCCGCGGTGAGGACGCCCACCGTGGCGGGAGCCAGGGAGCGGAAGCGGCTCAAGGGGACCTCTCCCTGTCGGGCCTCGAGGTGGACATCCGCCTCCATGAGAAAGAACTCCCCCCGCTCGTTCTCGATCCTCATCCCCTGGACCAACTCCTCGAGGGGCACCGCCACCGCCGGCGGGCGCGGACGGGCCCGGTAAGCGGTGGCCACCAGGCGCTCCAAGCGGGCCTTCAAGGAGCCCTCCCCGGCCTCTCCGAGCAGGGTCTCCTCCAGGGCCTCGAGGGGGACGGGGCCGGGGTCGCGGCGCAGGCGTCGCAGCCTGTCCTGGAGGGAGGGCGTGCTCAGCAAGCGCGCGCCTCCCCGCGGGTCCGCGCGGGATCCCGAGGCGTGCCTCTCGCGCGGAGAGACCCCACCACCGCCCTCCTCCCCGATCTCGGGGAGGATGGGCTCGACCCGAGGCGGCGCCGCGGCTTCAGGGCCTCACCTTCCCGCCCCGGGGCCGGGCTTCGCCGTCATCCGAGGACGGCACCGAGCAGGGCCAGAGCGACCTCCTTGCCCCGGTTGCCGACCTCCCCCGGGGGGCCCACGCAGGATGGGCAGCCGTCTTGGCAGGGGCAGGAAGCAATAAGCGATCGGCTCTCCCGAAGGAGCCGGTCGTGCAGGCGGTAGAGGGGCTCGGAGAGCCCTATGCCCCCCGGGTAGTTGTCGTAGAGAAAGACGATGGGCTCGTAGTCGTCGGGCGGGGGCGGCGCCGCGAGTCTCTCCCTCCACCCCTTCTGTATCTGGGCCTCGCCCTGGCCGTTGTCGCCCAGCGCCACCCCCAGGTCGTGGCGGTCGCACATCAGGAAGAGGGCGGCCATCTGCCCCAGCGTGTGGGA
The Vicinamibacteria bacterium DNA segment above includes these coding regions:
- a CDS encoding ribonuclease H-like domain-containing protein is translated as MLSTPSLQDRLRRLRRDPGPVPLEALEETLLGEAGEGSLKARLERLVATAYRARPRPPAVAVPLEELVQGMRIENERGEFFLMEADVHLEARQGEVPLSRFRSLAPATVGVLTAEPELTSFDLPSAVFLDTETTGLAGGAGTAAFLVGIGYVEGDRFVVRQYFMRDYHEEASLLHALASDLRRFSHLVTFNGKMFDLPLLDARYRLNRGRFPLAEMPHLDLLHPARRLWKARLESCRLQSLERELLGLYREDDIPGEEIPQVYFDYVRRRDARALARVFAHNRQDIVSLAALSILACQWVEGDLAEDPRDVYSLARVLERARLYERSESEYRRAAAQGTGPLRTAALLGLAARAKRAGDLEEAAGLWAAAAEAGEPLAMHELAMQHEHRRRDPEAALSVVDRALDLLERREDPRSRRLARAFWRRRERLLRKQEAAHRRGSDRRAETPR
- a CDS encoding 6-pyruvoyl-tetrahydropterin synthase-related protein, translating into MSLPRWRERTADALGLLVLLLVLLDYLRPSLLFLPTIAAGGDTPCHYPTAVWFHERLLPSLRLHGWYPGAYLGQPLLLYYFPLPFLIISGLAPLTGMPVAFKLGTVLGVFLLPLLTYAALRLLGFGFPAPLLGAAGALVFLFLEENAIWGGSLASTLTGEFAYTYGIGLAVLFLGCTYRCFADGRGPWVPALLLALTALAHGYAVLWAGLSASYFLYAARRPARTLRWLLALAGLAFALAGVTLVPLLFYWRWTTPYDDPWITVTTHGLFPFLLWPLFVVASAGLLSTLLWARRTGGPDHRLLFLIHAAAVGAALAAAGPALGIIDVRFVPFTHLALCLAGGVSLGLGLRLLSAPDLAALGLVLVAVCHVDGQSKVLRSWIDWNYTGLEAKELWPAFRELSDRLQGTVADPRVAVEYSATHEKAGSIRMYETLPFFTGRSTLEGVYNQASLQTHAVYYLASELFASSPNPFRSREYSHFDPENAFPRLRLFNVNEVVALSPQLISALDARADVMSVASIPPYRIFHLASSGSSYVEPLPFAPVRSPPAHWRDKAYRWFTRKPLSPAPLVFTDDPRIGVVEKDEWLAPPLLPLPGDVKVEERVEAEGLTITTDHPGHPLLVKISYHPRWRAEGADGPYLISPALMMVIPRQSTVRLIYPSRNAADWLGLGLSGIALGVVAAALRRRRRVSESSPTPGPNPVEACALPSPGRRWGGLVPGGLLLLLVASRFASGPRHPAGDPTTLYERASRAYAAEHFEEAAEYARHGASFAPGGSPLRAEMLCLRGESLARVGHPREAAEAFSALVLEAPTSPYVAQALFGGAAAREAAGDAEGADADRKRLREEFSDTPWARRLEAEESAKER
- a CDS encoding response regulator codes for the protein MKQAARILIVDDDPEIGGMLTRSLSRHGFQIDAVGSAEEALARTETTVYDAALVDLVMPGRDGADLAAALRRKIPGMPIGLLTGYTNSPLIPTAERSGVAVFTKPVIIKDLVDFLRSEIT